In Cucurbita pepo subsp. pepo cultivar mu-cu-16 chromosome LG10, ASM280686v2, whole genome shotgun sequence, the DNA window TTTTGAGGTCTCCTCGTTAGTTGTTTATGTTAGTCTCCCTTATTACCATAACTCTAGGTCATCGAGGTGCAACCTCGATATAAATCTCATACGGTTCATGCATGCTAAGGCTAAACCAACTCTAAGGTGCAATTGTGAACTCCTACCGCTCGTGGCAGGTTCACCAAAAGAAAGTTAATTGGAGAACTTCCTAATAGTTCCCATAGGGCACAAATCATACCTCGTAAAACATCATGCCAGTTCTATGGTTACCTGGACCTCTAAAAATCGAGTCAGGTTTACGATGAGGGGCTAGTTGGCGAACCCCTACCGTCCCCATATAATCGCATAACTCGCATGCATGAACAATAATCGTCAACCAACTCGTAAGGTACAACTATAGATCTCTGTCACTCGTGACAGGCTCACTACGGGAAGCTAATTGGCAAACATCATAGTAGTCCCCACAGGGTACAGTCATAAGTCATAAAATATCCTAAGTCAGTTTTATGGTTATCCGGACCCTTGACAATCGAGTCAGATTCTCGATTAAAAGTTAGTTGGCAAACCCTTAATCGTCCCCGTACAATCGCATACATCACAACATATGAAATAAAGATAGAGCATAGTGATCTAAACATGGATACCTATCatgaatttcatttcataagGTAGTGCATGCGTGTTTAGTACACATGCATAATAGCATTCAACATACATCATCTCAGCTCATTTTATGCTCAACATTTATAATAAGGTTCCTATAACATTCTTTGTATCATACTAAAGGCATGCTATGAATTTCGGTCAAATCATAGCTCAATAATTCATTCCTTTGTAAATGTGCATCATAATGTTTAACGTGCTCTTGTGTACATCAAACCAACTCATTCCATGCTCAAATTTCTATGACATGCTTCTTATATCATATTTTCATGCATAGTACGAGAATAGCCAAATCCAAGATTCTGAGGTGCCACTTACTTGGAAAACGTAACACTTTTTATTCGGGTTTGTATCTCGGAGATTTCAAAATTGGCCACACTCCTGAAATAGCTCTtagattgagaaaaatgatgaaaaatggttaaaaCGGCGCCAAAATCGGAGTTAAAACGAGAAATTACATAAAAAGAAGTAGTGATGtgtggaaatcactacaaggggagtaagattcggattacatTGTTGATCGTATATCTCAAAGCaaaaacattgtttgagattcgaatcacttcacaagcaagatcAACCATgcctagcttgaatgattcttgttgatcaaatatctcaacgcaagaacacttgtttgagattcgaatcactctacaagcaagattgatcatgtcgagcttgaatgattctacatgcaacctaaactacataagaaacttagtcattggctaaagaaagcacaaaggttttttttactacattttccaagtctacctataaatacaacatacatgtctttatatagtctcaaaatgaaactattagaGGCATTCCAAGAGCTATAACATTGATACTTAATGGTCATAAATAACccttatgtaattgtaacctaaagtaactaaaaagtcttaaaatagattaatgaaatacaatgactctaaattgtaatccacccaaaatttataacatgaaacttcattcttcttcgaTGTGACgtgaattaaaatatctttcgataatttcaacaatattttctttacatcttcattgaagtatattgtatgattatgtctcttggttcatatcaggtAGGGTTGGCCCAATTGGACCAAACCGGTTTGAACCGGCCCAACTAAATTGAATTGGTCGGGACCATCAGGTTGGGTGCACAGGTTGACCCGTGCGACGTTGGGTCGCATGGGTTCGGGCGTGCGTGTTGGCTTGCGAGCAAAATGCCCAAACTTCCATCTCCAATTGGTTACGAATTGCTAGTGGATTAGGTACGAGCTTTCTCTGGCAAATGTGGGTTTTGGTCTCACTCCGGTGCCTTCTCCCTTCGACAATGGCAATCCCTTCTTCCTTCCTCAACCGGCAAGCCGCCTTAATCTCACCCTTCTCTATTCTCGCGTGATCTCGATGAGGGATGGGACAAAGGTCTTTCACTGCCTACCCTCTGTACGTGTCGTCAACGAGCAGCGTACGACGCTGCACATGcgtctttcatttttttcctcctttggACCGCTAGGTATTACAAATCATCCCCCTTTGAGAATTTTTGTCCTTGAAAGTTTCTAGTTCTTGAAACAACTCTGGGTATCGTGTCTTCATATCGGTCTCTCATTCCCAAGTCGCTTCTTCAAGCTGGTGGTTACACCACTGCAACTTCACTAGACTAATTTCTCTGTTTCGTAGGATCTTCACACATCTCGCCAGGATCCTTGTGGGGGTTCCTCATAACTCAAATCTTCTCGCAGAGGTAGTGTCTCAAAGTCAACCACGTGTGAGGGGTTGGCAGTGTACGTCCTGAGCATGGATACATGGAACACATTGTCGACCGTGACGAGAGTTGGCGGCAAGGCTAATATGTATGTCACTAGTCTTCTACGTTCTAGGATTTCAAATGGGCCTATAAAACGGGTGCTAAGTTTCCCTCTCTTCCGAACCTCAACACTCATTTCATAGGAGCAACCTTGAGAAACACGTGATCTCCTACTTCAAATTCGAGATCATTTCTCCTGGAGTCAACGTAGCTCCTCTGCTTTGCACTATCTGAATTCTTACTCTGATCCTCTACACAGCCTCATCCGTCGTCCGTACCAACTTAGGCCCTAATAATTGTTGGATCCCCACCTCTTGCCAAAACACTGAGGATCGACATCTTCTACCATACAAGATTTCAAAAGGTGTCATCTTGATCGTTGTATGGTAGTTGTTATATGGAAATTCCACTAAGTGCAAGTGCAAGTCACAAGCCCTCAACATATCATCTAAAATCTAATTCAACAACTCTGTCTTCCGTAAActcttccaaaaaaaaaatttaattggatAAAGGCTAAACGATTAGttgacaaataatttaaaacaattgaaattactaaaatacccTTGCCTAACGTTTTAAGATGATTAGAATTCTCATTATCCATACTTATGAAGGGGAAGGAAACAATATAtaatgtataatatatattttaccttttctaattttacaaaaaataattaaaaaaaatgaatagagCATTTATAATTAATCTAATTATAACATTGCCTTTAAAttgtcaaattaaaattttaattatagtaaaaaaaaaatgttttaagaaTTTGTCATAATTggaaaatacttttaaaaaataattgttggGTTGTAAAAAAATAGCAACGGCTAGTTTATTTGGAGTTCAGATTTTCCAGCTCACCTCAACGTGTCGCCAaacatttatcatttttttttttttctttttgaaattcaaattcaaattcaaatttattcatttattcatttctttttttaatacacaaaattcttatttcttatttcttatttcttatttttctctttaaaatcCAATATTTCAactaatatcaaaatttatacaaaattaattttaatttaacgcacataattaacattaatttttttataaaaaaaaaactcataaatttCACGTAAATCTGATTAAGCTCActattggatgatgaaagtcccacgatcgattaatttagggaatgaacatgtgtttataaacaaagaatattctctccattggtacgagactcTTGGGAAGCCCAatacaaagtcatgagagcttatgctcaaagtggacaatatcataccattgtggagaatcgtgttcgtataacatggtattagagtcatgccctaaacttagtcgtgtcaataaattggtaaatcctcaaatgtcaaacaaaagactcgattaaggggaggctaaaataaaagtaaatacgttatttatttatttatttatttatttatttattattattattattattattattattattattattgcataatcaattttttctaaaatttagtGACTTTTTTTACgctcaaattaataatttagtggttatgatattaaaaaaaatgggtaaGAAAATTAGTGACACGTGTccatttttggaaaataatatttatttaattccaccaatattattatattttaaaatttaaaatcaatatataaatattcaaacgCTTCTCTCTAAATCTTCGATCAaagcttttgttttgtgttctCTCAACTCATTCTTCAATCTCGCTGTTTGGTTCCTGAGAAAAAAATCAGAGCCGCGGGGATTCTTCGGAGGTACTCTTTTTCTCAtctggatttttcttttccgtcACTTGAACACGAAATTTGTTTACTTGTTTCtcagttttgtttttcttactGTGTATGGTGTTTCCGCTGTCCACCATAGTTCGATCGGGCAGTTTTCGATCTCTTGAGTTGCTGACTGCTTGgggaatttttgttttccgaTGAGAAATGtatttgttgttcttgttacTTTGGTGTGAAGGTGCAAATGGATATGGGGGATTTTGggcgaattagggtttttcttgGTTGTTCTTGCCGTTGATTGAACCATTTGATTCTACGAGGGTTTGTTCTTCCGATGCTGAAGTTTATAGATTAAGAGTCTGTTTAAGCAATTACTGCActtctttttgtatatttCTATTGATTGAAAGCCGAGGTATCATCTGTTCGTGTGTCACTTCCATAAATTGCGGCTAGGTTTTTACAATGTTTTGCCCCTATGAAACTTCTCTTTTGGGTTTTTAGTAACCCGAAGTGTTTTGGCTCTAACAATGTTTTGCATCGTGTCTTGTTAGCTTTAAATTCTTCAAAAATTATCCACAAATCAGTGGTCGATTACTGATGATTTCGAAGTTTGTTGTCTGTGCATTTATCGGTTTAAGTAACGATTTTCCATCAGTTCTGTAGCGTCTGTAGAATTATGCGTACTATCTACATCATTTAAAAGCTTAAAGATCTGGAAATGTGGAAGcgattaataattttattgttattttcccATAATTAGCGTAACTTAGCAGTAATTGACATGTACTTTCTCTCTTGAGGTCGAGGTTGTAGGTTCAAATCCCTTACTCCATTTTTTGTACTACCGTTATTCATATAATGTCGGTTTCCACGAGAAAGTGGTAATGTCTAGGATTTAATCCTCAACTATGGATGTCCATCTTAGTTGTAATTGCTCCTCTTGTCTACGGGAATGGTTACAACCTATAACCTTCAGTTACGCAATGAGTAGCAACAACACGCACATTGGTATGTGTGGCACGGATCTACTACCAACATACCGACCATTGTTGTTTTATGTTTCTGCTTTGGATGGTTTTGAATGCCTTAGTACAAGGTGGtataatatcttaaaattagaCAACCTACATGCATAATAATCTGGTAATGTTGCCTCTAGGTTTGTACAATCAATTCTTCAATGTCCTTCATCTGGTGTATCCTAACATCATATGTGTCGTAGGGAAGATTCTGGTCACAAGACATTAGACATGTACACTTCTCTTGAAATTCGTAGGAGCTCGACTAGATGTACAATGAGCATCATATTGGTTTGCTTGTGTCAACTCTGGCACCAATTTAGTTTATCTTTGGTTATTGTACTGCTCCTTTGAGTTTATTACAGGTTTCGATGTTTCTTTACCCTagagttttttgtttttcctttgcaAAGCAACATGAAATTAGTACGGATGTCCTATTCTTTTGTTCTGAATGTATCTCAATTTACATCAGTAAAATACCTCTTAGTCATTACCAaagtaattcttttttttgaaCATTAACTTCCAATTCCCTGTGCAGGTTCTTTTTTGCTTCTTGGTTGCTTACGCTCGGCAAAGTTGCAAGTTTTTCAGCTCAGTTTCTGTTGATTGTTGAGAAAAGTTAATTCAATTTATCAGCTGCATAGaagtgttttgttttctccCATTGGATATGGTAATTCTTGGCTTATTGCACGTATACGTtgacccccccccccccccccccccccccccccccccccccccccccccccccccccccccccccccccccccccccccccccccccccccccccccccccccccccccccccccccccccccccccccccccccccccccccccccccccccccccccNcccccccccccccctttcCCGAGAAGTATACTTGTGCACAGAGGGTTTCAGTTATGTTAATGAGTTGGTAGTTAGATTCCATGAGCACGGAAGTCCGTTGGGGAGGGAGTAAATAAGAAGGGATACTGGTGAAAGGACAAAGAAGGACTCAAGCTTGTAGTTGACAGACCTGCCTCCAAAAGATTTAGAACTCTGTATTTTACTTATTGAATGCATAGACATTCCCTATCTTTGGCTTCACGGGGGAGCGGGAATAAGAGACAATTAGGATGTATATTTTTCATGTCCTTATCCTGTTCGCTTACTCGATTTTATGAATTGTTTTGATTCTTTGATGCTCAAATGATCACATGAAAAATAGTTTCTCATTCCATTTACTGCTATACCCCATTAATGGATCAttcatttcaatttgtttCAGGCCACTAATGAAAATCTTCCACCAAAGGTTATAAAGCAACTTGCAAAGGAGTTGAAGAGCCTTGATGAATCCCCTCCCGAAGGCATAAAAGTAGGTGTTAACGATGACGATTTCTCAACAATATTTGCTGATATTGAAGGCCCAGGCATGTCATTTATCACTCTAAAGACTGAAGTTTATCTCATTGACATATAGTTTACATTTCTTACTGAATTATGATTGTTGCCCTTGCAGTGGGGACTCCCTATGAGAACGGTCTCTTCCGCATGAAGTTGATATTGTCTCATGATTTCCCATATTCTCCTCCCAAAGGTTTGCTCTGGTATTCCGTGTCGTCTATTCTTTCTCCTAGATCGCGTCAATGGCGTATTATACATccttaacttttttatttttaaaaaaaatctttacaGGTTACTTCCTTACTAAAATCTTTCATCCAAACATCGCGACCAATGGTGAGATTTGTGTCAACACTTTGAAGAAGGATTGGAATCCAAGCCTTGGGCTGCGACATGTCCTAACGGTAAGTTCGCTGAAGAGAACAGTTTTAAAAGtcctttaatatatattggTTTCGTTTCAGAATCTCTGTATGATAGGTTGTTATGTGGAACAGGTTGTTAGATGTCTACTGATTGAACCATTTCCAGAATCAGCTTTGAATGAACAAGCTGGCAAGATGCTGCTTGAAAATTATGATGAGTATGCCAGACATGCCAGGTGAGTCAGCCTCCCCCCTCCAAATTATTGTTCTATATGATaagatgatatgatatgaaatgttGTTATGGTTATTGTTTATTATTCCGAAGACCTCGGTGGATTTTATTGATGCACCCATGTGATCTCGAACCCAAAAATCACTATTCAAACTAGGAGTGATTTTGGTCGACTTTTGAAACGGTTAAAAGTCCTTTCTCAAAGTATTCATAATGTTAGGTTGTACGACTAAAACATTGTTTGATTATTTAGAAACTCTGAAGAACATGCTAGAAACGCGTCGACTCCTTTGATaacgattttgttttttagttggGTCGTTCTCAATTTcttaatatagtttttacCTTTTGTAATATGGATAGAAAgtggaaaacaaaacaaagaaacttaTAAGTAGAAGTAGTATTTATAACTTTAGTTTCCAAAAACTCGAAACTAAACGGCTTTACGGTTATCAAAAGCCATCCCGATTCACCTGCATCCATGTTTGCTTCTTCATCTCCACTGCTTTGTTCTATgaagaatttaattttctagtAAATTGAAACTTCATCCTTCAAAAGACAATAATGATGAATAAGCAAACATGTAGCTAAGTTTTCTGTTGCTTTGCTTGCAGGCTCTATACAGGAATCCATGCAAAGCCAAAACCGAAGTTCAAAACCCGAGCCATCTCCGAGTCCACAACAGCCCTCAATGTCGACCCATCAAATGCATCGACTCTCAATACAGATCTCAAGAACTCATCTGCTGCTGCACTCCCATTGGCATGCCCAACTACCCAATCTAATACTGCAGTGAGAGGTGACCAGGAGCAGCAGCAGCCGAATGTTACAGCACCAGCAGCAGCCTCAGAATTAGGAGTCGGGGGCTCCGGGGTGGCTGCACCAGCAGCCGTGGCGAAGAAGGAAGCTGCTGGACCCTTAAAAATGCAGGCTGACAAGAAGAAGATAGATGCAAGAAAGAAGAGCTTGAAGAGATTGTGATGATCAgttgaatgaatgaaaatgtcAATTAATATGCAAGCTTTTTAAGGTTGGTGCAGGGTGAGAGTTAGAAGAGTGTTGTGTGCAAGGAACACACTTTCATTGACCGAATCACTGATGGAGTTTACTCTTTCTTCAACATATGAGTATGCATAATTTGAATTGTCTTCATTGAAACATCTTTCTTGAGAGGTGGATTAATTAATTGTATCATCCAAAAACTTTAAGTAGCCTTTGAATTTAAGAAGTAAtttatagaaacaaaaaagcaACCAGCCATAATCCAAATGATGTAATGCACAAAAATTAAACCCTACAGAgagacaagaaaaagaagaagaaaggaagaacagCGAAGACACATTTTCTTAGTCACATGATATGATGATACATTCAAACTGAAAACGTAAGAAACAGAGAGCAGACACTATTTTCTATCATAGATTTGGATTTAAATTCGAACGGCAAACCCGGAGGATCCAATAGAAGTTAACCAGCCCTTCCTATTTttgctactttttttttttttggttctggTGATAGTGGAAGGATGATGATGACTTTTACTTGGCCATCATGACCTTGACAAATTCGTCGTAGTTAATCTGGCCATCGCCATCCACATCGGCTTCTCTGATCATCTCATCCACCTCCTCCTCGGTCAGTTTCTCGCCGAGATTGGTCATCACATGGCGCAGCTCAGCAGCGGAGATGAAGCCATTCTGATCCTTATCGAACACACGGAATGCCTCTTTCAACTCCTCCTCCGAGTCGGTATCCTTCATCTTCCTAGCCATGAGATTTAGGAACTCTGGGAAGTCGATTGTTCCGTTGCCATCAGCATCGACCTCATTGATCATGTCCTGAAGCTCCGCCTCCGTTGGATTCTGACCTAGCGACCTCATAACAGTACCAAGCTCCTTGGTTGTGATACAGCCTGTAAGATCGATATAAAggcaaagaaaaatgagtgAACTGAATTCGTGAGATCCTCATGGATTAATTGGTATCCAGCGTAATTTAAATGTTCACTCAGAATCCAGAATCACTTCACTGGAAAACAGAGATTCCACGAGTTCACGAGCTCATACAAAACTATAAATCAAACTTGAATCGCTAAAGGATGCAGAGATCCGACACAAACGAACAACATTAATGAAGCCAATCCTAATCCTCGATCAAGCGAAACGAATCACACAACAAAAGCAATAAAGAAAACCGGAaatgaacaacaaaaaatCGGTAAAAATAACAGATAAACAtagagaaaggagaaaaatataacGGAAAACCAGAGATCCAGCACACTGACTGACGAGAACGTGAGAACGAAAAGCAATGcagaatcaaaagaaaagagaatcgAAATAGAACGAACCGTCGCCGTCCTTGTCGAACAAGCTGAAGGCCTCCTTGAACTCAGAGATCTGATCATCCGTTAGCTGATCCGCCATTACTGTTCACTCGAGAAGATAATCGAATGAAGTAGTACTTTTCTACAAGCAAATGATTCAGAAGAAATATGCTAAAACTAAGCAACCTATAGAGAGAAATTCAGAGAAAttcagagaaagagagagagagagagagagagagagagagagagatggcaGCCACCGGCcggagaagatgaagaagaagaagaagaaaaggggttttctgttttttgtttgcaGTTGTTGCAAGGAAGAATGAGAATTGGCTTGACTTTTATACGAGCGCTCCACCTCTTCTTTAAgactttttttccttccaatttTACCCATTtacccttcttctttttccataattaccatttccattttcaccttttcttttgctaGTCATTTTGTTTGCACATTTACCATAATGCCCTTGAGAAAAgcacataaataaaataatagtttttttattattattttttattatatattttatttaaatatgatccAAAAGGTTAATATTAAacaatgatttaattatttgactttataataaaaataaaaataaaaataaaatggtgtCAAAAAGGGAAGGGTATTTGAGGAATTTAAAAtgctaaaaattaaaatatctcaaacaacCCACCAAGCTAGAAGGAATCTTTAAAGGAAAAGCAAatctcttttattattaataataatatacaaacaatttaaaactcaaataaataaaaagatatttaaagttttaaatatatattatatttcgTATATATAGAggtggaaaataaaaataattataataatgatctcacttgatataattattaaaatgttcGTGTTgatcttcttaaaaaaaatataataactagACTCGGGTGTTGCAAATACTATcgttataatttattttaatttaatgaagtGAGCTAAATACATAAaggaaaacatttttttattttttattttttattttttaaacttgtgtctaaagggaaaagaaacaaTGAAGGGCATTTGAGGTATTTCGAGGTCCTAAAAACGAAATTGGAATTTGCAACATATAAAGGTCAACTCAAgaggggtaaaatggtaaaGTAACATAAAAAGGGACtgaaaaaaaggggaaagaagAGCATCCGGACGGAATCACGTACGATTCAAATCAGAGAAATTTTGTCTTATTTTACTGCCACGTGGAATGAAAGAACCAATAAAACCATGACACGTATAGGTTGAGAAAGTAATACTGTGGGAGTGGATGTAGCGGATACAGCTCTCCTCCCACCGCGTAACGGTAAAAAAAACGGAAGGGAAACGAATTTTTTAATCGGAAAAGAAGGGGAGTGGATACGCGGTTTGGACGCCACCCGGTCATTTCCTTCACTTTTGACTGCCACATCAGCCTATTCTGTGGTGGGACCCACAACACCCTGGCCCCACCCcccttaaatatttttttttttatttttttattttataatatatttgaatattctttttcgatatttttcttttataatgtttttttaaatggaaaaaaattacaaatttagattatcaacttttttttttttttttactcttgaatattttaaaactaaattaaaaataatcgtggactattttaaagtatttttttttattaaattataaattcacttcttaaattttaaaatttgtgtttgaAAATTGTATTGAATCGATAGAATATAGAATTAATATGATAATGAGCATTAAATCTTTACtcattattgaaaaaatattggttaaattataagtttagtctttgaatttttaggATCAAGTCTATTTGCTTTTAACGTAAACCAACTCCTTGAACTGGTACGAAAAACCCCATCGAATTTTAAAGTAGCACgatctaattaaaaaaattcacccAATTGAGCTCACAATAAACCAACTCCTTGAACTGGTACGAAAAACCCCATCGGATTTTAAAGTAGCACgatctaattaaaaaaattcacccAATTGAGCTCACAGTAGCAGGATCACTATAACTGACTCCATTAAGTTCACCACCATAGAACTCAACAATTACACCGACCCGTTCAACACTATACTTCTCTTCGAAAAGGAAGATCGGCTCTAACAATTCCATCCCCGTTGTCCTGCTTTGTATAATCCACCTTTTGCCGGGttcaattttgtattcaaTTGGTATCTAAACTTCAAATTCGGTCTAATATGCTCTTatatatttgacttttttgttcaataaatcaatttttgaTTCTTAActtattcaactttttttttaaattcgtAGACGttaaatacataatttaaaGGTTGGGTTTCCTTTGAcatgaaattatataatatatatatatatatataaacattatcgattaatccatttttattgaagtttaaaaataataaaaataaccagagtttgatttatttcatttcacttTTTCACCGGTCTGCTATATGGGCTGAGCATGAGCTCATGGGTTCTGGCACAAGAACATTGCCTCTGCATTCTCGTCGCTGCAATACAGGCAGGGATGCTGCTGCCCCAAGCCTTGCTTCTTCAACATTCCTCTCGCCATCACCACCACCTGTTTGTTCGAAAGCGCAGCGGGGTTCTCCTTCAGCACGTTCTCGATCGCATTGCTGAATGCGCCATATGCTTTCCCAGCTGCATTATCTGGGTTCATGTCTGCTGAACTCTCATTTGCTTGGCACCCACTCAGCAGAATCCCTGCATCAGGCTTCTTCAGCGAGTTGATCGTGTCGAGTTCGCGCGAGTCCAGCTGAAACTTGAGACTGGCGTCTGCTCCGAAGGATTCAAGCAAGTGTGTGCCAATGTCTGTTGTGTTGATGTTGGTATGCAATGAAAGGTGTTGTAGAATTGATTGGAAGGGGATGGTTTTTGCCTTTGCAGCGTCCGGGGTATATCGGAGTTGGAGCTTTTCGTCATTGATAATGGCCGAAGGTCCAATCTGCTCTTTCTCCTTGTCGATCAGACCTCCGCTATGGCACGAGTCCGAAATCATGGTGAAGCTCGTTCCTTTAGGCAGGCGGTTTACAAGACGACGAAAATCAATGTCTGCATAACACAAAAAACTCAGCTGAATTATTGCAGTTTCATGAATCACTTTCCTAATCTAAATAACAACATAGACAAACCTGTAATGAGATTGAAGTCACAGGGCACAATGGCCTCATCTTGCCGAGAGAAGTTTCCATGTTTCATGGAAGGAACTCTGGTTCCATGTCCACTGTAATGAAAGAACAGCACATCACCTGATTTTGCCTTACCAACCATTCGCCCGAGTGAGCGTTTGATGTTGGCACCAGTCGGCATCAACAACGAGCCTGGCTCATCGGTCAGCACCTGAATATTGCTCTCTTCAAAACCGAACCTGTTCATCAGTGTCTCTCGCATGGCCATCACATCATTTATGCAGCCATGTAACTCATACTTGGTATTAGGGTAATTACAACCCACCAGAACTGCCATCCTC includes these proteins:
- the LOC111803353 gene encoding ubiquitin-conjugating enzyme E2 22-like; this translates as MATNENLPPKVIKQLAKELKSLDESPPEGIKVGVNDDDFSTIFADIEGPVGTPYENGLFRMKLILSHDFPYSPPKGYFLTKIFHPNIATNGEICVNTLKKDWNPSLGLRHVLTVVRCLLIEPFPESALNEQAGKMLLENYDEYARHARLYTGIHAKPKPKFKTRAISESTTALNVDPSNASTLNTDLKNSSAAALPLACPTTQSNTAVRGDQEQQQPNVTAPAAASELGVGGSGVAAPAAVAKKEAAGPLKMQADKKKIDARKKSLKRL
- the LOC111803364 gene encoding calmodulin — encoded protein: MADQLTDDQISEFKEAFSLFDKDGDGCITTKELGTVMRSLGQNPTEAELQDMINEVDADGNGTIDFPEFLNLMARKMKDTDSEEELKEAFRVFDKDQNGFISAAELRHVMTNLGEKLTEEEVDEMIREADVDGDGQINYDEFVKVMMAK
- the LOC111803347 gene encoding metacaspase-9, which produces MEATKRMAVLVGCNYPNTKYELHGCINDVMAMRETLMNRFGFEESNIQVLTDEPGSLLMPTGANIKRSLGRMVGKAKSGDVLFFHYSGHGTRVPSMKHGNFSRQDEAIVPCDFNLITDIDFRRLVNRLPKGTSFTMISDSCHSGGLIDKEKEQIGPSAIINDEKLQLRYTPDAAKAKTIPFQSILQHLSLHTNINTTDIGTHLLESFGADASLKFQLDSRELDTINSLKKPDAGILLSGCQANESSADMNPDNAAGKAYGAFSNAIENVLKENPAALSNKQVVVMARGMLKKQGLGQQHPCLYCSDENAEAMFLCQNP